In a genomic window of Methanosarcina horonobensis HB-1 = JCM 15518:
- a CDS encoding radical SAM protein, whose protein sequence is MQSTQITPEIKAFLISIGSVSVDPLLIPRARGSTAGPGAGTSSVFFRAGGKRVRLSVNKNSPLSIAAAGDSETVALLHEGKELARGKLEPAPAHCPDQAFITLCERCIFDCKYCPVPKLQGHVKSEEEVLSIVDDVLQAGSLKAISITSGVETSIEGEVERVLSLLPALQKYDVPIGVSVYPTRGCSRKFYDSGVAEVKYNVETMDREIFRKVCGDLSLDYILDRLKEAVEIFGKNRVFSNFIIGLGETDDSVREGIETLAKIGVIPILRPVNPHPLRSGDCFTERPSPERLLKLAKMEAEILKKYGLDPSLAMTMCLKCTGCDLVPAVDF, encoded by the coding sequence ATGCAAAGTACGCAAATCACGCCGGAAATAAAAGCTTTTCTTATCTCAATAGGTTCCGTTTCTGTGGACCCTTTACTTATTCCAAGGGCGCGAGGTTCTACTGCAGGTCCAGGGGCAGGTACAAGCTCCGTTTTTTTTAGAGCAGGAGGGAAGCGGGTCAGGCTCAGCGTAAACAAGAATTCCCCTCTTTCCATTGCCGCAGCAGGAGATAGCGAGACAGTTGCGCTTCTGCATGAAGGCAAAGAACTTGCCAGAGGAAAACTTGAACCTGCACCTGCACATTGCCCTGATCAGGCTTTTATCACGCTCTGCGAAAGATGTATTTTTGACTGCAAATACTGCCCTGTACCTAAACTTCAGGGGCATGTCAAGAGTGAGGAGGAAGTCCTGAGCATAGTGGATGATGTCCTTCAGGCAGGATCTCTCAAAGCTATCTCCATTACCTCAGGTGTCGAAACCTCAATCGAGGGAGAAGTTGAGCGTGTACTCAGCCTTCTCCCTGCACTTCAAAAATACGATGTCCCCATAGGAGTTTCTGTATATCCAACCAGGGGCTGTTCCCGAAAATTCTACGATTCTGGAGTTGCCGAGGTTAAGTATAATGTCGAAACCATGGACAGAGAAATATTCCGGAAGGTGTGTGGAGATCTTTCTCTTGATTATATTCTGGACAGGCTTAAAGAAGCTGTGGAAATTTTCGGAAAAAACAGGGTCTTCAGTAACTTCATAATAGGACTTGGGGAAACTGATGATTCTGTCAGGGAAGGAATCGAGACCCTTGCAAAGATAGGGGTAATTCCAATCCTGCGCCCGGTAAACCCTCATCCTCTCAGATCAGGGGACTGTTTTACCGAACGTCCTTCTCCTGAACGCCTTTTGAAACTTGCGAAAATGGAAGCTGAAATCCTGAAGAAATACGGGCTAGATCCCTCCCTTGCAATGACAATGTGTCTTAAATGCACAGGTTGCGACCTTGTGCCCGCTGTAGATTTCTAA
- a CDS encoding CobW family GTP-binding protein — protein sequence MKVMIIGGFLGSGKTTAIQRISRQLSDAGKRTAIIVNEIGEIGLDGETLKSPGIMTQELTSGCICCTLKISMQYTLQTLEEEFKPDIVIIEPTGIAFPGQIREEIEVMGLSELSFAPVVTLVDPGRFGTEAKEIPRFIETQVKEAEILGINKVDVAPAEIVMATEQMLAELNPEARVLKFSAKVGDEQFKDLFIHLALPGIEKPSQEKQNSIEISEVSAHSVLYTLSSCGFNPEEGRQFIEESLQTIRDKVREINPDFIGHVKLSLKLPSSMIKGSVTSSEEAPQVEFIPRKNEKLEIRLLSAITKIPKDKLTGIVESTLEEKLRESDVSFKKKEQQQHGSLTKISGIMKKK from the coding sequence ATGAAAGTCATGATCATAGGAGGTTTTCTCGGAAGCGGGAAAACAACCGCAATTCAGAGGATTAGCAGGCAGCTTAGTGATGCCGGAAAACGGACTGCAATTATCGTAAACGAGATAGGGGAAATAGGGCTTGATGGAGAGACGCTTAAAAGCCCCGGAATTATGACACAGGAACTAACAAGCGGCTGCATCTGTTGTACACTAAAAATCAGCATGCAGTATACTCTTCAGACCCTTGAAGAAGAGTTTAAGCCTGATATCGTAATTATCGAGCCAACAGGAATTGCTTTCCCCGGACAGATCAGGGAAGAAATCGAAGTGATGGGACTTTCGGAGTTATCTTTTGCTCCGGTTGTAACCCTTGTAGACCCCGGGCGTTTCGGCACCGAGGCAAAAGAGATCCCAAGGTTTATTGAGACCCAAGTAAAAGAAGCTGAAATCCTTGGCATAAATAAAGTGGATGTGGCGCCTGCAGAAATAGTTATGGCAACAGAGCAGATGCTTGCAGAACTGAACCCTGAAGCCAGGGTCCTTAAGTTTTCAGCAAAAGTAGGAGATGAACAGTTTAAAGACCTGTTCATTCATCTTGCACTTCCAGGGATTGAGAAACCCTCTCAGGAAAAGCAAAATTCTATTGAAATTTCTGAAGTCTCGGCTCATTCAGTCCTTTATACCCTCTCATCCTGCGGGTTTAACCCTGAAGAAGGAAGGCAATTTATTGAAGAGAGCCTTCAGACCATAAGAGACAAAGTGAGGGAGATTAATCCTGACTTTATAGGCCATGTTAAACTTTCTCTGAAACTCCCGAGTTCCATGATCAAGGGTAGTGTAACCTCTTCAGAAGAAGCCCCGCAGGTAGAGTTCATTCCTCGCAAAAATGAAAAGCTCGAAATCAGACTTCTGTCTGCAATTACAAAGATCCCGAAAGATAAGCTCACGGGAATAGTGGAGAGTACACTTGAAGAGAAACTACGGGAGTCAGATGTATCTTTTAAGAAAAAAGAACAGCAGCAACATGGTTCACTTACGAAAATAAGCGGGATCATGAAAAAGAAATGA
- a CDS encoding indolepyruvate ferredoxin oxidoreductase subunit alpha, whose product MPALVNADECSGCGTCVDECPSEAITLDEEKGCAVVDQDECVECGACEEACPNQAIKVQE is encoded by the coding sequence ATGCCAGCATTAGTTAACGCAGATGAATGTTCTGGATGTGGAACCTGTGTCGATGAATGTCCCTCTGAGGCAATCACCCTTGATGAAGAAAAGGGCTGTGCAGTCGTTGACCAGGATGAATGTGTAGAGTGCGGTGCATGTGAAGAAGCATGCCCGAACCAGGCAATTAAAGTACAGGAATAA
- the asd gene encoding aspartate-semialdehyde dehydrogenase gives MAAVKAGILGATGAVGQRFVEALANHPWFEITALAASERSAGKTYREAAGWKLDTAMPESVENIEVVPVDPKAVDADVVFSALPADLALTVEPEFAKAGFAVASNASSYRMEKDVPLVIPEVNPEHLGLLEVQQDTRGWDGYIITNPNCSTIVMTITLKPLMKFGLETVQVATMQAISGAGFSGVSAMAIYDNVIPYIGSEEKKMETETLKLLGEFNGSEIVPADVKVSASCNRVPVVDGHTEAIWAGMRDKPTPEEVREAFLKFDPKLGELPSEPGKALIVRDEIDRPQPRLDRNMGRGMSVSVGRIREGIRYIAMGHNTIRGAAGASVLNAELLHSIGKL, from the coding sequence ATGGCAGCAGTTAAAGCGGGAATTTTAGGCGCCACTGGCGCTGTAGGGCAGAGATTTGTAGAAGCACTTGCAAACCATCCGTGGTTTGAGATCACAGCCCTTGCAGCGTCCGAAAGGAGTGCCGGCAAAACGTATAGAGAAGCGGCAGGCTGGAAACTGGACACCGCCATGCCGGAAAGTGTCGAAAACATAGAAGTTGTTCCTGTAGACCCGAAAGCCGTTGATGCGGATGTGGTCTTTTCGGCTCTTCCTGCAGACCTTGCCCTTACAGTGGAACCCGAGTTTGCAAAAGCCGGGTTTGCAGTTGCAAGCAATGCATCATCCTACAGGATGGAAAAAGACGTCCCTCTTGTAATTCCAGAAGTAAACCCAGAACACCTGGGACTCCTTGAAGTCCAGCAGGACACAAGGGGCTGGGACGGATACATCATTACAAACCCTAACTGCTCCACAATTGTCATGACAATTACCTTAAAGCCCCTCATGAAGTTCGGGCTCGAAACCGTGCAGGTAGCTACAATGCAGGCAATTTCCGGTGCAGGGTTTTCCGGAGTTTCAGCCATGGCAATCTATGATAACGTAATTCCCTACATAGGAAGCGAAGAGAAGAAGATGGAAACTGAAACTTTAAAACTCCTCGGGGAATTCAACGGCTCAGAAATCGTGCCTGCGGACGTAAAGGTTAGCGCTTCATGCAACAGGGTCCCTGTAGTTGACGGGCACACTGAAGCTATCTGGGCAGGCATGAGAGACAAGCCCACACCTGAAGAAGTAAGGGAAGCTTTCCTCAAATTCGACCCGAAACTCGGAGAACTCCCCTCAGAGCCGGGAAAAGCCCTGATAGTGCGGGATGAAATTGACAGACCCCAGCCGCGCCTTGACCGTAACATGGGCAGAGGCATGAGCGTCTCAGTAGGCAGGATCAGAGAAGGGATCCGTTACATTGCAATGGGGCACAACACAATCCGCGGAGCTGCAGGTGCAAGCGTCCTTAATGCAGAACTCCTGCACTCGATTGGCAAGCTCTGA
- the larC gene encoding nickel pincer cofactor biosynthesis protein LarC — MKSLVFNPFSGAAGDMILGCTLDLGADRKEVKELIEASAPVSMDIREVVKKGIKALDVHINVPEKEHVRTYPEIVDLVKAAKLPAKVEASALDIFLKMAEAEATVHGQPDLEKLHFHEVGQSDALADVIGSSAAIHSLNCDSVYCTPISVGGGTIECAHGTLPVPAPATLEILRRGKLYFRGGNVNKELLTPTGAAILAHFVKPVDTFPQGRAIAIGYGAGDAELEGPNVLQGVLLEPDSHLIPDIIEVLETNADDVSGEVLGNLFEELLSMGARDVAIMPATMKKGRPAHIIKVIAKPEDSAKLARKIIIETGSLGVRVMPARHRLMAARNIERIKIDLEGQEFETAVKIARDSEGVLLNISAEFEDCKKIAKASGIPVREVMRRAEEAARRLFS; from the coding sequence ATGAAATCACTGGTCTTTAACCCTTTTTCAGGTGCAGCAGGAGATATGATTCTGGGGTGTACTCTAGATCTTGGAGCTGACAGGAAAGAAGTAAAAGAATTAATCGAAGCATCTGCACCGGTATCCATGGATATTAGGGAAGTAGTAAAAAAAGGAATCAAAGCCCTGGATGTTCACATAAACGTACCTGAAAAAGAGCATGTTCGAACATACCCTGAAATTGTGGACCTTGTAAAGGCTGCAAAACTGCCCGCGAAAGTGGAGGCAAGTGCTCTTGATATTTTTTTGAAAATGGCAGAGGCTGAAGCTACAGTCCATGGGCAACCTGACCTTGAAAAGCTTCACTTTCATGAAGTGGGGCAGAGTGATGCCCTTGCCGATGTTATAGGCTCTTCTGCAGCCATCCATTCTCTTAACTGCGATTCGGTTTACTGCACTCCTATCAGCGTGGGAGGCGGAACAATAGAATGCGCCCACGGGACTCTCCCAGTGCCAGCTCCTGCAACCCTTGAGATCCTCAGGAGAGGAAAGCTCTATTTCAGGGGAGGCAACGTGAATAAGGAGCTGCTTACTCCTACAGGGGCTGCAATTCTTGCACATTTTGTGAAGCCTGTTGACACTTTTCCTCAGGGAAGGGCAATTGCCATCGGATACGGAGCAGGGGATGCCGAGCTTGAGGGTCCCAATGTGCTTCAGGGAGTGTTGCTTGAGCCTGATTCGCATCTGATTCCGGATATTATCGAGGTTCTTGAGACCAATGCTGACGATGTAAGCGGGGAAGTCCTGGGCAACCTTTTCGAGGAACTGCTTTCAATGGGAGCCAGAGATGTTGCTATTATGCCCGCAACCATGAAAAAAGGAAGACCTGCTCATATTATCAAGGTCATTGCAAAGCCTGAAGATAGCGCAAAACTCGCCCGGAAGATCATTATTGAGACAGGGTCGCTTGGAGTCAGGGTTATGCCTGCCCGACACAGGCTAATGGCTGCCCGAAATATTGAAAGGATAAAAATAGATCTGGAAGGTCAGGAGTTTGAAACTGCGGTCAAAATCGCCAGGGACTCGGAAGGAGTTCTGCTCAATATCTCTGCGGAATTTGAAGACTGCAAAAAAATCGCAAAAGCCAGCGGGATTCCTGTAAGAGAAGTTATGCGCAGGGCAGAAGAGGCTGCAAGAAGGCTTTTCTCCTGA
- the larB gene encoding nickel pincer cofactor biosynthesis protein LarB: protein MDLTDILKSVKEGKTDLETAEQQVRGLGFVSYSHIAKVDTHRKNRTGVVEAILADCKEPEDVVEIARVMVEKSKRALVTRASASHVEALMKVFGSEKLEWNSRARTVIIHDGTPAPRTGGVVGVISAGTADIPAAEEARVIASEMGCETIAVYDVGVAGIHRLIPELQKLKLRNPGAIVVAAGREGTLPTIVSGLVDVPVVGLPVSTGYGAGGGGKAALLSMLQSCSTLAVVNIDAGFVAGAYAARIANMIAAAGAEKKTEEAEQED, encoded by the coding sequence ATGGATCTCACTGATATATTAAAATCTGTCAAAGAAGGAAAAACCGATCTTGAAACTGCGGAACAGCAGGTCCGAGGTCTGGGTTTTGTTTCCTATTCGCATATAGCTAAAGTGGATACCCACAGGAAAAACAGGACTGGTGTAGTCGAAGCTATTCTTGCTGACTGCAAGGAACCTGAAGATGTTGTCGAAATTGCCAGGGTTATGGTAGAAAAAAGTAAAAGAGCCCTGGTTACTCGCGCCTCTGCCTCACACGTGGAAGCATTAATGAAGGTTTTTGGTTCTGAAAAACTGGAGTGGAACAGCCGTGCACGCACCGTGATTATCCACGACGGCACCCCTGCTCCACGTACGGGAGGAGTTGTTGGAGTCATATCCGCAGGTACGGCAGATATTCCTGCTGCAGAAGAAGCCAGGGTTATTGCTTCTGAAATGGGTTGTGAAACTATTGCCGTGTACGATGTAGGGGTTGCCGGGATCCACAGGTTGATCCCCGAACTGCAGAAACTTAAACTCCGGAACCCGGGAGCAATCGTTGTTGCAGCCGGAAGAGAGGGGACGCTTCCGACTATAGTTTCAGGGCTCGTCGACGTGCCGGTAGTAGGGCTTCCGGTATCCACTGGTTATGGGGCAGGCGGTGGAGGAAAAGCAGCCCTGCTGTCAATGCTTCAGTCCTGCTCGACCCTTGCAGTGGTAAATATTGATGCTGGATTTGTTGCAGGAGCTTATGCAGCCAGGATTGCCAATATGATTGCTGCTGCCGGGGCAGAGAAAAAAACTGAAGAAGCGGAACAGGAAGATTAA
- a CDS encoding aldo/keto reductase, producing MLYRKMPENGDELSILGFGCMRLASKEDGSIDEERATRQVHYAIDHGVNYVDTAWPYHMGESEPFLGRALANGYREKVKLATKLPSWLIERREDMDKFLNAQLEKLNTDHIDYYLIHALVGGLWDSVEKLGVADFLDKAKADGRIRNAGFSFHGAGEDFTRIVDVCDWDFCQIQYNFLDEKNQAGTKGLEYAASKGLGVIIMEPLRGGNLTKTVPQAVKEIWDEAPIKRSPAEWALRWVWNHPEVTVVLSGMNEEEHIQENLRIAEQAYPNSLAETELQLVKKVEQKYRELMKVGCTGCQYCMPCPAGVNIPLCFEQYNNLYLVDNPDEERFMYAARLGGAVGLGEPEFASMCVQCGQCLEKCPQHIDIPTMLESVVEELEGPDFEQRVAMAREMFKRT from the coding sequence ATGCTTTACAGAAAAATGCCTGAAAATGGAGACGAACTTTCGATACTTGGATTCGGATGCATGCGTCTCGCCTCAAAAGAAGACGGTAGTATAGATGAAGAAAGAGCCACCAGGCAGGTACATTATGCAATCGACCACGGAGTAAACTATGTTGATACTGCCTGGCCTTATCACATGGGAGAGAGCGAGCCTTTCCTGGGCCGTGCCCTTGCCAACGGGTACCGCGAAAAAGTGAAACTTGCCACAAAGCTTCCTTCCTGGCTTATAGAGAGGCGGGAGGATATGGATAAATTCCTGAATGCTCAGCTGGAGAAACTCAACACAGACCACATCGACTATTATCTCATACACGCCCTCGTTGGTGGTCTTTGGGACAGTGTCGAAAAGCTTGGTGTAGCTGATTTCCTTGACAAAGCCAAAGCTGACGGCCGCATCAGGAATGCAGGTTTCTCCTTCCACGGTGCGGGGGAGGATTTCACCCGGATAGTGGACGTTTGTGACTGGGACTTTTGCCAGATCCAGTACAATTTCCTGGACGAAAAGAATCAGGCAGGTACCAAGGGATTGGAATATGCAGCTTCAAAAGGTCTTGGAGTAATCATTATGGAGCCCCTCCGCGGAGGGAACCTGACAAAAACCGTGCCTCAAGCCGTGAAAGAAATCTGGGACGAAGCCCCAATAAAGAGGTCTCCTGCTGAATGGGCACTCCGCTGGGTATGGAACCATCCGGAGGTCACGGTCGTCCTTTCCGGCATGAATGAGGAGGAGCATATTCAGGAGAATCTCAGGATTGCAGAACAGGCATACCCGAATTCCCTGGCAGAAACCGAACTTCAATTAGTAAAGAAAGTAGAACAGAAGTATCGTGAACTGATGAAAGTGGGCTGTACCGGCTGCCAGTACTGCATGCCCTGTCCGGCGGGCGTGAATATTCCACTCTGTTTCGAGCAGTATAACAACCTGTATTTGGTCGACAACCCCGACGAGGAACGGTTCATGTATGCGGCACGGCTTGGCGGCGCTGTCGGTCTCGGGGAACCCGAATTTGCATCCATGTGTGTTCAGTGCGGACAGTGCCTTGAAAAATGTCCCCAGCACATTGATATACCAACGATGCTCGAATCTGTTGTAGAAGAACTGGAAGGACCCGACTTTGAGCAGAGAGTTGCCATGGCGAGGGAGATGTTCAAGCGGACTTAA
- a CDS encoding flavodoxin family protein has protein sequence MSKKVLVLSASPRKGGNSDLLCDQFILGAKEAGHSVERIFLKDREINYCTGCGACYSMGEGCPQEDDMPEVLEKMIAADVIVMATPVYFYTMNGQMKTLIDRTCSRYTEISDKDFYCDGSRR, from the coding sequence ATGAGTAAAAAAGTACTGGTTCTGTCCGCCAGCCCGAGAAAAGGCGGAAACTCCGACCTGTTGTGCGACCAGTTTATTCTTGGAGCAAAAGAAGCTGGACACTCTGTGGAGAGGATATTCTTGAAGGACAGGGAAATCAATTACTGCACAGGATGCGGAGCCTGTTATAGCATGGGAGAAGGCTGTCCCCAAGAAGATGATATGCCTGAAGTCCTGGAAAAAATGATTGCTGCAGACGTGATCGTAATGGCAACACCGGTTTACTTCTACACGATGAATGGTCAAATGAAGACTCTAATTGACCGTACCTGCTCCCGTTATACAGAAATCAGCGATAAGGATTTTTATTGCGACGGCAGCCGACGATAA
- a CDS encoding carboxymuconolactone decarboxylase family protein has product MGPQTGLICGRSVSKTEELTINHSSTLDQVRVHVGVALNVGVALNVGVTPIEIKEAIYQCVPHLGFSKTLNAMYQANEVFKERNIPLPVESQKQVNEDTRFDEGLKVQKVIFGDVIEQMQKNTPENQKHIQRFLSAFCFGDIYTRSGLDLKSRELLTLCILSTLGGCENQLKSHVRGNLSVGDDEETMIEAITQSLPYMCFPRTLNALNCVDEIVPESNK; this is encoded by the coding sequence ATGGGACCACAGACGGGACTCATTTGTGGACGGTCTGTTTCAAAAACAGAAGAACTAACAATTAATCATTCGTCAACTTTAGACCAAGTCAGAGTACATGTGGGTGTAGCATTAAATGTGGGTGTAGCATTAAATGTGGGCGTAACTCCGATAGAGATAAAGGAAGCAATCTATCAGTGCGTACCACATCTGGGATTTTCTAAAACATTAAATGCAATGTACCAGGCCAATGAAGTTTTTAAAGAGAGAAACATCCCGCTTCCAGTTGAAAGTCAAAAGCAGGTAAATGAAGATACGCGCTTTGACGAGGGATTAAAAGTACAAAAGGTTATCTTTGGTGATGTGATTGAACAAATGCAAAAAAATACACCTGAGAATCAAAAGCACATTCAGCGATTTTTGTCAGCATTTTGCTTCGGAGATATATATACAAGAAGTGGTCTTGATTTAAAAAGCAGAGAATTATTGACCCTATGTATCCTAAGTACTTTAGGTGGCTGTGAAAACCAGTTAAAATCACATGTGAGAGGAAATCTGAGTGTTGGAGATGATGAAGAAACAATGATTGAAGCAATTACGCAAAGTTTACCTTACATGTGCTTTCCAAGAACTTTGAACGCTCTAAATTGTGTAGATGAGATAGTGCCAGAAAGCAATAAGTAA
- a CDS encoding ABC transporter substrate-binding protein, producing MKFKTITSGILCVASAMPDPPFEFMDGETPTGFDVELMQAICADLGLEWRLVHYSGADFNGIFLGLTNGSWDCVASGTTITQERQAVATFCGPYVESGQSLVCNIEKTPNVNSVDDLRGMIIGIQHGNTSEPVAHRLKAEGRVAEVRTYAYHDIGVMLNDLEAGTIGAVMKLAPVMRWLVRNRPPLRVVQEGITDEKLGVAVRLGNDALRQAIDDSQARLCKNGVLGKLTKKWLQT from the coding sequence ATGAAGTTCAAGACTATCACCTCCGGCATCCTTTGCGTTGCATCTGCTATGCCCGATCCGCCGTTCGAATTTATGGATGGCGAGACGCCAACAGGCTTCGACGTTGAGCTAATGCAGGCGATTTGCGCGGATCTCGGCCTGGAATGGCGGCTCGTTCACTACAGCGGTGCGGATTTCAACGGCATCTTCTTGGGGCTGACGAATGGGTCGTGGGATTGCGTTGCTTCGGGAACGACGATCACGCAGGAACGACAAGCCGTTGCCACATTCTGCGGCCCGTACGTCGAGTCAGGTCAAAGCCTCGTCTGCAATATCGAGAAAACGCCGAACGTGAACTCCGTTGATGACCTTCGGGGGATGATCATCGGTATCCAGCACGGAAACACGTCCGAACCTGTGGCACATCGTCTGAAGGCGGAGGGCCGCGTCGCGGAGGTTCGTACGTATGCATACCACGATATCGGAGTGATGTTGAATGACCTGGAAGCCGGGACAATCGGCGCGGTGATGAAGCTGGCCCCGGTCATGCGTTGGCTAGTGAGAAATCGCCCTCCCTTGCGAGTGGTGCAGGAAGGGATCACCGATGAGAAGTTGGGCGTGGCCGTGCGTCTGGGCAACGACGCCTTGCGCCAGGCCATCGACGACTCACAGGCCCGACTGTGCAAGAATGGTGTGCTGGGCAAACTCACGAAGAAATGGTTGCAGACATGA
- a CDS encoding cupin domain-containing protein, which translates to MIRCIHLFTGADGKSHVEDRAIPIDVVQAATAVHFEETAAGSALDWHTAPHVQYVITLSGTLEFTTRDGETFVLRPGDVLLAADTTGSGHRWRLIDDQPWRRLYVELGQPAMKR; encoded by the coding sequence ATGATTCGTTGTATCCACTTGTTCACTGGGGCTGATGGGAAGTCTCACGTCGAAGATAGGGCCATCCCCATCGACGTCGTGCAAGCTGCAACGGCCGTACACTTTGAGGAGACTGCGGCCGGTTCAGCGCTTGACTGGCACACTGCGCCGCACGTCCAATACGTGATTACGCTGTCTGGCACGCTCGAATTCACCACTCGTGACGGTGAGACCTTCGTTTTGCGTCCCGGTGACGTGTTGCTGGCCGCCGATACTACAGGTAGCGGCCATCGGTGGCGCTTGATCGACGATCAGCCCTGGCGGCGCCTATACGTCGAGTTGGGCCAACCCGCAATGAAAAGGTAA
- a CDS encoding flavodoxin, whose amino-acid sequence MNKKILVAYFSHSGNTREIAIQIHKNIGSNIFEIQSVNPYPSEYNEVVEQAKQELQSGYQPELKTAVKDMKSYEAVFIGYPNWWGTIPRPVAAFLSKHDFSGKTIVPFCTHEGSRLGRSITDITRLCPQSTVLNGLAVRGREVKNAQNEVSEWLRKIGMIE is encoded by the coding sequence GTGAATAAAAAAATTCTTGTGGCTTATTTTTCACATTCTGGCAATACGCGCGAAATAGCTATTCAAATTCATAAAAACATTGGGAGCAATATTTTTGAAATTCAGTCTGTAAATCCATATCCCAGCGAATACAATGAGGTTGTGGAACAGGCAAAGCAGGAACTGCAATCGGGTTACCAACCCGAGTTGAAAACAGCAGTTAAGGACATGAAATCGTATGAGGCAGTTTTCATTGGCTATCCTAACTGGTGGGGTACAATACCAAGGCCAGTTGCAGCGTTTTTGTCAAAACACGATTTTTCCGGCAAAACCATTGTGCCATTTTGTACACACGAGGGAAGCCGTCTGGGGAGAAGTATTACAGATATCACCAGGCTTTGCCCACAGTCAACCGTTCTGAACGGTCTTGCAGTCCGGGGCAGAGAAGTAAAAAATGCACAGAATGAGGTATCCGAGTGGCTGCGTAAAATTGGGATGATAGAGTAA
- a CDS encoding cupin domain-containing protein, protein MDKSNLSQSVIFPKGEKLPEQFSKYFSGNAWLNMLVPRDNEFNCPIGNVTFEPGCRNNWHKHPGGQILLVTGGRGYYQEEGKPAQELNPRDVVKIASNVKHWHGAAPDSWFVHLSVETNANAGPAEWLEPITDEEYNKLK, encoded by the coding sequence ATGGATAAATCAAACTTAAGTCAAAGTGTAATCTTCCCGAAAGGTGAAAAACTTCCGGAACAGTTTAGTAAATATTTTTCAGGTAATGCATGGCTTAACATGCTGGTGCCAAGGGACAATGAATTTAATTGTCCGATAGGCAATGTAACATTTGAACCCGGCTGTCGGAATAACTGGCATAAACATCCGGGCGGACAGATTCTGCTAGTAACAGGAGGACGTGGTTACTATCAGGAGGAAGGAAAGCCTGCACAGGAACTTAATCCAAGAGATGTGGTAAAGATTGCTTCAAACGTAAAGCACTGGCATGGTGCGGCGCCTGATAGCTGGTTTGTACACCTTTCTGTTGAAACAAATGCTAATGCAGGTCCGGCTGAATGGCTGGAACCCATAACGGATGAAGAATATAACAAGTTAAAATAA